Proteins from one Sabethes cyaneus chromosome 2, idSabCyanKW18_F2, whole genome shotgun sequence genomic window:
- the LOC128733659 gene encoding organic cation transporter protein, translating to MAVDHTLEELMGMLGDFGRYQAFQFILHLLAAITAGLHMLSLVTVAAIPEHRCFIDGVDSLNASSALVDFEILSEYIPLNKDGVLDSCLMFAGGSAANATVACSSYVYDSSYFKSSRTIEWNLVCDRRWMGALGQTIYMLGVFTGAVWLGGLADKIGRKKVFCWSGLLQLILGVAVAFTPEYYSFLVLRYLYGIFGSAGSYITGFVLTMELVGSSKRTPCGISFQAAFAGGIILVAAWGALIPDRLILQVVYGLHGVLLIAHWWVMDESPRWLWMQDRKREAIDIIAKAVRMNGRGLNVDKEYYLSKDKGSYSVESTPKSSAGLSDLFKTPNLRKMTLNVCLCWFANSITYYGLSLSSGKLGGNPYLILFLMALVEMPSYLAISFLLDKLGRRSITSSLMIVGGICCIVAAYLTRGSVESTTIVMFGKLFIAGSFAVIYNYSAELFPTVVRNSAMGLGSMCARLAGASTPMIILFDSFDPKIPAVIFGVISLISGSWVLFLPETNGKPMPQSLQDGENFGRGDTAFSSCLGRNKTHIEDIPPAQPMVPMQTIER from the exons ATGGCGGTCGATCATACGCTGGAGGAGTTGATGGGAATGTTGG GTGACTTCGGCCGCTACCAGGCGTTCCAGTTCATCCTGCATCTGCTGGCCGCCATAACGGCCGGCCTGCACATGCTGTCGCTAGTGACGGTAGCCGCCATTCCGGAGCACCGATGTTTCATCGACGGTGTCGATTCGCTAAACGCCAGCTCGGCCCTGGTGGACTTCGAAATCCTCAGCGAGTACATTCCACTGAACAAAGACGGCGTGCTGGATTCGTGTCTGATGTTCGCGGGAGGATCGGCGGCCAATGCGACCGTCGCCTGCAGCTCCTATGTGTACGACAGCAGTTACTTCAAATCGTCGCGGACAATCGAGTGGAATCTGGTGTGCGATCGACGCTGGATGGGAGCCTTGGGGCAGACTATCTACATGCTTGGGGTTTTCACTGGTGCTGTTTGGTTGGGCGGACTAGCCGACAAGATTGGACGCAAGAAGGTGTTTTGCTGGTCCGGATTGCTGCAGTTGATCCTGGGAGTGGCAGTTGCCTTCACACCGGAATATTATTCGTTTTTGGTGCTGCGTTATCTGTATGGTATCTTCGGTAGTGCCGGTAGCTACATTACCGGTTTTGTATTGACGATGGAACTGGTTGGATCCAGTAAACGAACGCCGTGCGGAATATCATTCCAGGCTGCCTTTGCTGGTGGTATCATATTGGTAGCTGCCTGGGGTGCCTTGATCCCCGATCGACTAATTCTTCAAGTCGTCTATGGATTGCATGGTGTGCTATTGATTGCCCACTGGTGGGTTATGGATGAGTCTCCTCGATGGTTGTGGATGCAGGATCGGAAGCGAGAAGCAATCGATATTATCGCCAAAGCTGTGCGCATGAACGGGCGTGGATTGAATGTGGATAAGGAATACTATCTGTCGAAGGACAAAGGCAGCTATTCGGTGGAGTCCACACCGAAATCGAGCGCCGGATTGAGTGACCTGTTTAAAACTCCGAATCTCCGTAAAATGACTTTAAACGTGTGCCTGTGCTGGTTTGCGAACTCAATCACGTACTACGGTCTGTCGCTCAGCTCCGGTAAGCTCGGAGGAAATCCTTACCTTATCTTGTTCCTGATGGCGTTGGTGGAAATGCCAAGTTATCTAGCAATCAGTTTCCTTCTGGACAAGTTGGGTCGCCGATCAATCACCAGTTCACTCATGATTGTCGGCGGTATTTGCTGTATCGTAGCTGCGTATCTCACACGAGGAAGCGTCGAATCCACCACCATTGTGATGTTCGGTAAACTGTTCATCGCCGGTTCGTTTGCTGTCATCTACAACTACTCGGCGGAACTGTTCCCAACTGTGGTTCGGAACTCCGCCATGGGTTTGGGATCGATGTGTGCCCGTTTGGCCGGTGCATCTACACCGATGATAATCCTGTTCGATTCATTTGATCCGAAGATTCCGGCGGTAATATTCGGTGTTATTTCACTGATTTCCGGAAGCTGGGTACTGTTCCTGCCGGAAACTAATGGAAAACCAATGCCTCAAAGTTTGCAGGATGGTGAGAATTTTGGACGAGGTGATACGGCATTTTCCAGCTGCCTAGGACGGAACAAGACCCACATAGAGGATATACCACCGGCTCAACCGATGGTCCCGATGCAGACGATCGAGCGGTAG